Within Myceligenerans xiligouense, the genomic segment CTGGGACCAGGAGCCGGGGTACAGCGCCGCCGGCACCCCGGCGGCCGCGAGCGCCGCGATCTGGTGTGACGCGGTGACGCCGGAGCCGCAGTACACCCCGACGCCGACACCGGCGAGCTCCTCACCGACGAGTTCCTCACCGGGAGACTCCTCACCGTCAGGCTCCTCACCGGCGGACTCCTCACGCGCCCCCGCCGCATCACCCTCGCCGGGCCCGGCGGCATGGCCCGCGTCCGGCGGGACGATGCCCAGTTCGGCGAACCGCTCCCGCAGCCTGGCCTCGTCGAGGAACCGCCCGTCCAGGTCCAGGTTCCCCGTCGTGGGTGCGGACAGCGCTCCGGGGATGTGTCCCGCCTGGGGGTCCACCGGTTCCACCTCGCCCCGGTAGCGCTCCCCGGCCCGCGCGTCGAGCAGCACGCCCTCACCGTCGGCCAGCGCGGCGGCGTCGTCGGCGTCGAGCACGGGCATCCCGCCGGGCCGCGCGACGAAGTCTCCCGGCTCGGCGGTCACGGTGCCGACCTCGAGCGCGCGGCCGCCCGCGGTCCAGGCGTCGAGCCCGCCGTCGAGGATGCGGACGTCGTCCAGCCCGAAGTAGCGCAGCAGCCACCAGGCGCGGGCCGCGGAGGTGCCGCCGACGCCGTCGTACACGACCACGCGCGAGTCCCGGCCCACGCCCCACCGGCGGGCGGAGTCCTGGAAGGCGGCCGCGGACGGCAGGGGGTGGCGCCCGGCGGCCGGGGAGGCGGGCGCGGCAAGCTCGGTCTCCAGGTCCACGTACACGGCCCCGGGAAGATGCCCGGCGCGGTACCGCTCGGCGCCGTCGGTCATGCCGAGGGCCCAGCGCACGTCGAGCAGCACCGGGGTCCCCGTCCGGGGATCCGCGTGCGTCCCGGCCGTGACCTGGAGATCGGCCGCCAGCTCGGCGGCCTCGACCAGCACCTGTTCCCTCACGTCTCGATCCCTTTGCCTCAGGCGGCGTCGCCGTCGTCGGTGACGGCGCGCGGCTCGGCCCGCAGGTCCAGGCGCATCGTGTAGGCGTCCTTGTCCTCGGGCTGGTAGTAGCGCTTGCGCACGGACAGTACCTCGAAGCCGGAGCGGCGGTACATCGCCAGGGCGGGCTCGTTGTCGACCCGCACCTCCAGGAGCACGGCCTGCGCCTTCAGCTTCCGCGCCTGCGCGATCAGCGCGTCCATCAGCAGCCGGCCCACGCCGCTGCGCTGCTGGTCCTTGGCCACGCCGATGGTCATGATCTGCGCGTCGTCGCCGTCGAACCAGAGGCCGGCGTACCCGACCACGGGGTCGGGCCCGATCGTGCCCGGCTCGTCCATGGTGGCGACGATGTACCAGCGCCCCAGCGCGGCGAGCTCGTCGGCGAGCATCCCGTAGGTCCAGGCACCGGACCCGAACAGGTCGCGCTCCAGCCACAGGACACGATCGAAGTCGGAACTGCGCAGCGGGCGAACCTGGAACTCGGGCATATCACCAGCCTAAGCGTGCCTAGCCCCGGGCGGGAAGTTTTCGCCCGGCGGGTTCCTGCACGTCGGGACGGCGCAGGTACAGCGGCTCGGTCGGCAGGTCCGCGCCCGCGTCGCGGCGTGCGAGCGCGAGCCGGGCGAGCACGGTCGCGTCGGGCAGGAGGGGGGCGTCGTCGTCGAGCGGCAGGACGTCGGGATACAGGGCAGCCCCTTCGCCGACGACGACGGTCCGGGCGCCGCGCGTCCCCGCCGGGACCTCGCCGCGGGTGGTGCCGCCCGGGGCACCCGCACCCGCCGACCCGGCGGACGCGGCAGCCGACCCGCCGAGCTGTGCTTCGGCCACCGCCGCCGGCCGGCCGACGTCGGGCCCCGCGAGCCTGTCGACCACCGGGACGCCGTGCGGTCCCTCGTGCGCGACGACGCGGTACCGCGCCCAGTAGACCTCCTTGCGGCGGGCGTCCGACGCGACCAGCACCTCGTCGTCGGGGTTCAGCCCGAGATCGCTCACCGCCTGGACCGCGAGCGCGTCGATGCTCGGCACGCCGAGCACCGGGATCGCGAGCGCGAGCGCCAGCGTCCGGGCGGTGACCAGCCCGACCCGCAGTCCGGTGAAGGGCGCGGGGCCCGTCCCGGCGACGACGGCGGTGACCTCGGTCCGGTCGACGCCGGCGTCGCCCAGCACCTGGGTGATCAGCGGGGCGAGGGACTCGGCATGTCGGCGGCGCTCGCCGGAGGAGCGGGCGGCGAGGCGACCGCCGCTCTCGCTCACGAGCGAGACGGTCACGGCGGCGGAGGTGTCGATGGCGAGGACGGGCACGAGCCAAGCGTAGTTCGGGCCGCTCGGGGCCAGAAGCGCCGCCGGGGGGTCAGGGCGTCGAGGGCTGGAAGTCGTCGGGCGTCCGGATGCGGTCGCGGATCCAGAGCCCGGCCTCCTTGAGGTTCCCGGTCCCGAACGACCCGGCCGCGCAGCTTCCCTGCGTGAGGACCGCCCCCGACCGGTGGTCGTCGGAGAAG encodes:
- the rimI gene encoding ribosomal protein S18-alanine N-acetyltransferase translates to MPEFQVRPLRSSDFDRVLWLERDLFGSGAWTYGMLADELAALGRWYIVATMDEPGTIGPDPVVGYAGLWFDGDDAQIMTIGVAKDQQRSGVGRLLMDALIAQARKLKAQAVLLEVRVDNEPALAMYRRSGFEVLSVRKRYYQPEDKDAYTMRLDLRAEPRAVTDDGDAA
- the tsaB gene encoding tRNA (adenosine(37)-N6)-threonylcarbamoyltransferase complex dimerization subunit type 1 TsaB, whose amino-acid sequence is MPVLAIDTSAAVTVSLVSESGGRLAARSSGERRRHAESLAPLITQVLGDAGVDRTEVTAVVAGTGPAPFTGLRVGLVTARTLALALAIPVLGVPSIDALAVQAVSDLGLNPDDEVLVASDARRKEVYWARYRVVAHEGPHGVPVVDRLAGPDVGRPAAVAEAQLGGSAAASAGSAGAGAPGGTTRGEVPAGTRGARTVVVGEGAALYPDVLPLDDDAPLLPDATVLARLALARRDAGADLPTEPLYLRRPDVQEPAGRKLPARG
- a CDS encoding sulfurtransferase, whose protein sequence is MREQVLVEAAELAADLQVTAGTHADPRTGTPVLLDVRWALGMTDGAERYRAGHLPGAVYVDLETELAAPASPAAGRHPLPSAAAFQDSARRWGVGRDSRVVVYDGVGGTSAARAWWLLRYFGLDDVRILDGGLDAWTAGGRALEVGTVTAEPGDFVARPGGMPVLDADDAAALADGEGVLLDARAGERYRGEVEPVDPQAGHIPGALSAPTTGNLDLDGRFLDEARLRERFAELGIVPPDAGHAAGPGEGDAAGAREESAGEEPDGEESPGEELVGEELAGVGVGVYCGSGVTASHQIAALAAAGVPAALYPGSWSQWSNDPTREVATLSGGRSAVDEVGSPRDRQH